Proteins from a genomic interval of Lactococcus protaetiae:
- a CDS encoding LPXTG cell wall anchor domain-containing protein, with translation MNQNKNYKRNSLKILTIAMTILMGGQPALAAYRPYRRKDEEDAIHFLQSLAEDEAGMNSFAHEILEDIELFDTNFGVSVGIDGPFQLGTEDLAPPTLTGGRWLVLLNPYFDSEEDESETNLRLIWAYAARDEESQKFLLVSPSWESPEIPRQFEELFQMANPDWDRDVHGWNPVFDEDNPTAGLANPQTIYTTVSNVSWTPPVWDPDWDIEQSDDIDLDKLELDGETPAGGYYDEDENRIHENSNDDWIMTWDAKALSQNGNFRELLIHLFGTIAAEANLDITSGDREEALNSWATDPNNEQAIVDFVLSHFIINADIDDETGESRPVMRSVPATGEDKITHYVANEQSDDGTRQRLTVEEFNALSPAEQSNFTAMTQVPIIIYYDVNDSPFDDKDNFSPEGYPIDGNLKNWDPENWPGATWSFHQIYDEDGAPTLLGEHPLYHTEQRLNITFQNNPEARNGALTESQIDVLDKRLDYMDVYEEFRFGNKERVGNIVQNVSLHSFRTSGTLENLHNDEYRNEHNALNAPSRAALLDEIKEAHGADAANVFKVNARRYYAHLRSPGYSLGPSLAIMGGFGMVGERETNVDEAHYTRYIKMMIDPTVIDVDGEITYLTKDDVKELSAEDTANGYFFDSDGNLWYSMANGEEIQVPSQVPLQLTANQIIGAYLEEQKAQGKLDNEELETLRTEMTKLLEKIANGEEAYLPEFTFTQASLDFLASPEGGRVIFTPLWEEIILGDGENTGLNATGIYLAEQINRKVSGPYNQGMFGSINGLGGYTENPANGLIAITGWIASGLGSSGNWRIVGKNILTDDLTEKTWSNLSGSIAMWSTTGTQDNNIHYLLNTMSESDTLTIALPRTSYNSGFASTADFVIPEIEGVTPGADNDLMFLTIRRNNEGNRNAMIASGVLELGRHESDSHLAQSFIWQKYTVSVTQQKEDLFAFVSYSTAVPEGLLHDIRFATMTFMEGATFGEEGAFELLEQEPPPPEEDDDNGNNNGNVPPLDGGNDGNGENGQNNNGGTPPNGDSEQNDNGDITPNGDNEQNGSGKDNGNEDVNDGAEDNDDNSANGDNDTNINGLITGAENIDLPQTGTATSALGLAGLATLGVATTALVGKKRNKDRKNTKK, from the coding sequence ATGAATCAAAATAAGAATTATAAAAGAAATTCATTAAAAATTTTGACAATCGCAATGACGATATTAATGGGAGGGCAACCCGCACTTGCTGCTTACCGCCCCTATCGGCGCAAAGACGAGGAAGACGCCATTCATTTCCTCCAGAGTCTCGCCGAGGATGAAGCAGGTATGAACTCGTTTGCACACGAGATTTTGGAGGATATTGAGCTTTTTGATACAAACTTTGGTGTCTCTGTAGGGATTGATGGACCTTTTCAGCTGGGCACGGAAGACCTCGCACCACCTACACTTACTGGCGGACGCTGGCTCGTTTTGCTCAATCCTTACTTTGATTCAGAGGAAGATGAAAGCGAAACTAATCTCAGGTTGATTTGGGCTTATGCCGCACGGGACGAGGAAAGTCAGAAGTTTCTCCTTGTGTCGCCAAGCTGGGAATCCCCAGAAATACCACGGCAATTTGAAGAACTTTTTCAGATGGCAAACCCTGACTGGGATAGAGACGTACACGGCTGGAATCCAGTATTTGACGAGGACAACCCCACAGCAGGATTAGCAAATCCTCAGACAATTTATACTACAGTATCAAACGTGTCGTGGACACCGCCTGTTTGGGATCCTGATTGGGATATTGAGCAATCTGATGATATCGACCTTGACAAGCTTGAACTTGACGGCGAGACACCAGCTGGTGGATATTATGATGAAGACGAAAATCGTATTCACGAAAATTCAAATGACGACTGGATAATGACTTGGGACGCAAAGGCTTTGAGCCAAAACGGCAATTTCCGCGAGTTACTCATTCATTTGTTTGGGACAATCGCTGCCGAAGCTAACTTGGACATAACCTCTGGAGATAGAGAAGAAGCACTAAACAGTTGGGCTACAGACCCAAATAATGAACAAGCTATTGTTGACTTCGTGCTTTCTCACTTTATTATTAATGCAGACATTGACGATGAAACTGGAGAGTCAAGACCTGTTATGAGAAGTGTTCCTGCTACAGGAGAAGATAAAATCACCCACTATGTCGCAAATGAGCAATCCGATGATGGTACTCGTCAGCGACTTACTGTTGAAGAATTTAATGCTCTAAGTCCTGCTGAACAATCTAATTTTACAGCGATGACACAAGTTCCCATTATCATTTATTATGATGTCAATGACTCGCCTTTCGATGATAAGGACAATTTTTCTCCAGAGGGCTATCCTATAGATGGTAATCTTAAAAACTGGGACCCTGAAAATTGGCCAGGAGCGACTTGGTCTTTCCATCAGATTTATGATGAAGATGGAGCGCCTACTTTACTAGGAGAACATCCGCTTTATCACACTGAGCAGAGATTAAACATTACCTTTCAAAATAATCCTGAAGCACGCAACGGTGCACTAACCGAAAGTCAAATTGATGTCCTTGATAAACGATTAGACTATATGGATGTCTATGAGGAATTTCGTTTTGGAAACAAAGAGCGTGTTGGTAATATTGTTCAAAATGTTTCCCTGCATAGTTTCCGCACATCAGGGACTTTAGAAAATCTACATAATGATGAGTATCGTAACGAACACAATGCACTAAATGCACCATCGCGTGCAGCTTTATTGGATGAAATCAAAGAAGCACATGGTGCGGATGCTGCTAATGTCTTCAAAGTTAATGCACGTCGTTACTACGCTCACTTAAGAAGTCCTGGGTATAGCCTAGGTCCAAGTCTTGCTATTATGGGAGGATTTGGAATGGTAGGAGAACGAGAAACCAATGTTGATGAAGCACACTACACGCGTTATATCAAGATGATGATTGACCCAACAGTGATTGATGTTGACGGGGAAATAACTTATCTGACGAAAGATGATGTAAAAGAGTTGTCCGCTGAAGATACAGCAAACGGCTACTTCTTTGATAGCGATGGAAACCTGTGGTATAGTATGGCAAACGGGGAGGAAATACAAGTCCCAAGTCAAGTGCCATTACAACTAACAGCCAACCAAATCATAGGTGCTTATCTCGAGGAGCAAAAGGCACAAGGGAAACTTGACAATGAAGAACTTGAAACTTTACGCACTGAAATGACAAAACTTTTGGAAAAAATTGCCAATGGGGAAGAAGCTTACTTACCTGAATTTACCTTCACACAAGCATCACTTGACTTCCTAGCTAGTCCAGAAGGCGGACGTGTTATTTTCACTCCACTATGGGAAGAGATCATCTTGGGAGATGGTGAGAACACTGGACTTAACGCAACAGGGATCTACTTGGCCGAGCAAATCAATCGTAAGGTAAGTGGACCGTACAATCAAGGAATGTTTGGATCAATTAATGGACTAGGTGGATATACTGAAAATCCAGCTAACGGTTTGATTGCTATAACTGGATGGATTGCTAGCGGTTTAGGTAGCTCTGGTAATTGGAGGATTGTAGGAAAGAATATACTTACAGATGATTTAACTGAGAAAACTTGGAGTAATTTATCTGGTAGCATTGCAATGTGGAGTACAACTGGAACGCAAGATAATAATATTCACTATCTATTAAACACTATGTCGGAAAGCGACACACTAACTATTGCACTACCACGTACTAGTTACAATTCTGGCTTTGCAAGCACTGCAGACTTTGTTATTCCTGAAATTGAAGGAGTTACTCCCGGCGCCGACAATGATTTAATGTTCCTGACTATTCGCCGAAACAATGAGGGCAATCGTAATGCTATGATTGCATCTGGAGTACTTGAACTAGGACGACATGAGAGTGATAGTCATTTAGCCCAATCCTTCATCTGGCAGAAATATACGGTTAGTGTCACTCAACAGAAAGAAGATTTGTTTGCATTCGTGTCTTATTCTACCGCTGTTCCAGAAGGCTTGCTTCACGATATTAGATTTGCCACCATGACATTCATGGAAGGCGCAACTTTTGGCGAGGAAGGCGCCTTTGAGTTGCTAGAGCAAGAGCCACCTCCGCCAGAGGAAGACGACGACAACGGCAACAATAATGGAAATGTACCCCCACTAGATGGCGGTAATGACGGTAATGGCGAAAATGGGCAAAACAATAATGGCGGTACTCCACCAAACGGAGATAGTGAACAAAATGATAATGGAGATATTACACCAAACGGAGATAATGAACAAAACGGTAGTGGTAAAGACAATGGAAACGAAGACGTCAATGATGGTGCCGAAGACAATGATGATAACAGTGCTAATGGCGATAACGACACTAACATCAATGGTCTTATCACGGGCGCCGAAAATATTGACCTCCCTCAAACAGG
- a CDS encoding MetQ/NlpA family ABC transporter substrate-binding protein, whose amino-acid sequence MNPRNRNILIAVVIVVIIAVAAFFGLNHKAGASKTANKTVNIGIMTGTKQDDSIWKAVSKTAKDKYGITLKFTHFTDYTQPNTALKNGDIDLNAFQHYAFLNDWNKANNGTLVAIGDTVISPIGVYSKTLKNLSDIKEGGTIAVPNDASNESRALYVLKSAGLIKLDVSGTSLATVKDITSNPKKLVVKELDASQTARALDSVDAAVINNNYAVTAGLKQSDAIYTEPVNKDSQQWINIIVANKKDKNNTLYKDVVKAYESPATKKAIEKAYPDKSTIPAWGLKLK is encoded by the coding sequence ATGAATCCAAGAAACAGAAATATTTTGATTGCGGTAGTCATCGTAGTCATCATCGCAGTAGCCGCATTTTTCGGCTTGAATCACAAAGCTGGTGCTTCTAAAACAGCGAATAAGACCGTAAATATCGGGATTATGACTGGAACAAAGCAAGATGACTCAATCTGGAAGGCTGTTTCTAAGACAGCAAAAGACAAATATGGTATTACACTGAAATTTACACACTTTACGGACTATACGCAGCCAAATACAGCGCTAAAAAATGGCGATATTGATTTGAATGCTTTCCAACACTATGCTTTTCTTAATGATTGGAATAAAGCGAATAATGGAACTTTAGTTGCGATTGGGGATACAGTAATTTCTCCGATTGGTGTGTATTCTAAGACGCTTAAAAATCTTAGTGATATTAAAGAAGGTGGAACGATTGCAGTACCAAATGATGCCTCAAATGAAAGTCGTGCCCTTTATGTTTTGAAGTCTGCAGGGCTTATCAAGCTTGACGTTTCAGGAACTTCTTTGGCTACAGTAAAAGACATCACATCAAATCCTAAGAAATTGGTGGTTAAAGAACTTGATGCTTCACAAACTGCTCGTGCTTTGGACTCTGTAGATGCTGCTGTGATTAATAATAACTATGCGGTAACTGCTGGTCTTAAACAATCTGATGCCATCTATACTGAGCCAGTCAATAAAGATAGCCAACAATGGATTAATATTATTGTTGCTAACAAGAAAGATAAAAACAACACACTTTATAAAGATGTTGTGAAAGCTTATGAGTCTCCTGCAACGAAGAAAGCTATTGAAAAAGCTTATCCAGACAAGAGCACGATTCCTGCTTGGGGATTGAAGTTGAAATAG
- a CDS encoding MetQ/NlpA family ABC transporter substrate-binding protein, with translation MNPRNRNIIIAVVVVVIIAVAAFIGLSHKSNTADASKNGTKTVKVGIMSGDKQDQAVWKSVAKTAKDKYNLNLKFVYFTDYNQPNEALLSGDIDVNAFQSYNYVDNWNKAHHTDIVSVGNTYITPMHIYSQKIKDISDVKDRDSVAIPNDAANESRALFVLQSAGLIKLNTTDATKLVGLPDITSNPKNLQIKEVDASQTPRALSSVTISVVNYNYATAASLPKSESIYMEPLDKTSAQYINFIATTKKEKNNKVYKEVAKAYASEETKKAIKTQYPDGGELPAWNLKL, from the coding sequence ATGAATCCAAGAAATAGAAATATTATTATTGCTGTTGTCGTTGTTGTGATAATCGCTGTTGCTGCGTTTATTGGTTTAAGTCATAAGTCCAATACGGCGGATGCAAGTAAAAATGGTACTAAAACAGTCAAGGTTGGTATCATGAGTGGAGATAAGCAAGACCAAGCGGTTTGGAAGTCTGTTGCTAAAACAGCGAAAGATAAGTATAATCTGAATTTGAAGTTTGTGTATTTTACGGATTATAATCAACCTAATGAAGCTTTGCTTTCAGGAGATATTGATGTAAATGCTTTTCAGTCTTATAACTATGTAGACAACTGGAATAAGGCGCATCATACTGATATTGTTTCTGTTGGAAATACTTATATTACTCCAATGCATATCTATTCTCAAAAAATTAAAGATATTTCAGATGTGAAAGATAGAGATTCTGTTGCGATTCCAAATGATGCGGCAAATGAAAGTCGTGCGCTCTTTGTCCTACAAAGTGCTGGATTGATAAAGTTGAATACGACTGACGCGACTAAGCTTGTGGGCTTGCCTGATATTACAAGTAATCCGAAAAATCTGCAAATTAAAGAAGTAGATGCGAGTCAAACACCACGTGCACTTAGCTCAGTTACGATTTCTGTGGTAAACTATAACTATGCGACTGCAGCAAGTCTGCCAAAGAGTGAGTCTATCTACATGGAACCTTTGGACAAAACTTCTGCACAATATATCAACTTTATTGCTACGACGAAAAAAGAGAAGAACAATAAAGTTTACAAAGAAGTGGCGAAAGCCTATGCTTCAGAGGAAACAAAGAAAGCAATTAAGACACAATATCCGGATGGTGGTGAGCTACCAGCTTGGAATTTAAAATTGTAA
- a CDS encoding methionine ABC transporter ATP-binding protein — MTAIIELNNVSVQFHQKGRLITAVNEANLHIEKGDIYGVIGYSGAGKSTLVRTINLLQKPTAGQIVVNGEVIFDSENPVKFTGLKLREFRQKVGMIFQHFNLLSEKTVFANVSFALQHTQITDEKGKKRYLTKNEKADKVNRLLELVDLAELSDKYPAQLSGGQKQRVAIARALANDPEILISDEGTSALDPKTTNQILDLLKDLHDRLGLTIVLITHEMAVVKEIANKVAVMQNGDIIEQNSLIDIFAKPQQTLTKQFIETTSSVNRFIAGLSKTDILQNISADEELIHLDFGSGTVEEPIISLINKNFDVTTSIFYGNVELLQGSSLGSLIITLKGADEEREKVKKYLAGTSIEFEVLSASNEGGK; from the coding sequence ATGACAGCGATTATTGAGTTAAATAATGTTTCTGTGCAATTTCATCAAAAAGGGCGCTTGATTACGGCGGTAAATGAGGCAAATTTGCATATTGAAAAAGGTGATATCTATGGTGTGATTGGCTATTCTGGTGCAGGAAAATCAACGCTTGTTCGTACGATTAATTTGCTACAAAAGCCAACGGCGGGGCAGATTGTTGTTAATGGTGAGGTGATTTTTGATAGTGAAAATCCGGTGAAATTTACTGGTTTGAAACTACGTGAGTTTCGGCAAAAAGTCGGAATGATTTTTCAGCACTTTAATCTTCTTTCTGAAAAGACGGTTTTTGCAAATGTTTCTTTTGCTCTACAACATACGCAGATTACAGATGAAAAAGGGAAGAAGCGTTATTTGACAAAAAATGAAAAAGCAGATAAGGTCAATCGGCTGCTTGAATTGGTTGATTTGGCGGAGCTTTCTGATAAATATCCTGCGCAGCTTTCGGGCGGACAAAAACAGCGGGTTGCGATTGCGCGTGCGCTTGCGAATGACCCAGAAATCTTGATTTCTGATGAGGGGACTTCAGCACTTGACCCTAAAACAACAAATCAAATTTTGGATTTGTTGAAAGATTTGCACGATAGGCTCGGTTTAACGATTGTATTGATTACGCATGAGATGGCGGTGGTCAAGGAGATTGCAAATAAGGTAGCTGTCATGCAAAATGGTGATATTATCGAGCAAAATAGTTTGATTGATATTTTTGCTAAGCCACAACAGACGTTAACAAAGCAGTTTATTGAAACGACGAGTTCGGTTAATCGCTTTATCGCTGGTCTTTCTAAGACGGATATTTTGCAAAATATTTCTGCTGATGAAGAATTAATTCATTTGGACTTTGGCTCTGGAACGGTGGAAGAACCAATTATTTCTTTGATTAATAAGAATTTTGATGTAACGACAAGCATTTTCTATGGTAATGTTGAGTTACTTCAAGGAAGTTCACTTGGTTCATTAATCATCACGCTAAAAGGGGCTGATGAGGAACGTGAGAAGGTTAAGAAATATTTGGCTGGAACAAGTATCGAGTTCGAAGTACTAAGTGCTTCAAATGAAGGAGGAAAATAA
- a CDS encoding methionine ABC transporter permease, with translation MAEWFAHTFPNVVYLGWTGETGWWTSIVQTLYMTFISAIIGGLLGLIFGIGVVVTAEDGITPNRPLFWILDKVVSIGRAFPFIILLAAIAPFTKALVGTQIGMTAALVPLALGVAPFYARQVQASLESVDRGKVEAAQTVGADFLDIVFTVYLREELSGLIRVSTVTLISLIGLTAMAGAIGAGGLGNTAISYGYNRFANDVTWFATILILIFVLLVQLIGDFLAKRASHR, from the coding sequence ATGGCAGAATGGTTTGCACACACCTTTCCTAATGTGGTTTATCTTGGATGGACTGGAGAAACTGGATGGTGGACATCAATTGTTCAGACTTTGTATATGACTTTTATTTCGGCAATTATTGGTGGTTTGCTTGGTTTGATTTTTGGGATTGGAGTTGTCGTGACGGCAGAAGATGGGATTACACCGAATCGTCCTCTTTTCTGGATTTTGGATAAGGTTGTGTCGATTGGTCGAGCTTTTCCTTTCATCATCTTGCTTGCCGCAATCGCCCCTTTTACAAAAGCTCTAGTGGGAACGCAAATCGGGATGACTGCGGCTTTGGTTCCTTTGGCGCTTGGTGTTGCTCCTTTTTATGCGCGTCAGGTGCAGGCTTCTTTGGAGTCTGTTGACAGAGGTAAAGTCGAGGCGGCACAGACGGTTGGTGCAGATTTTCTCGATATTGTTTTCACAGTTTATCTGCGTGAGGAGTTATCTGGATTGATTCGGGTTTCGACTGTTACTCTGATTTCTTTAATTGGTCTTACTGCGATGGCTGGTGCGATTGGTGCTGGTGGGCTGGGTAATACGGCAATCTCTTACGGTTATAATCGTTTTGCGAATGATGTGACTTGGTTTGCAACGATTTTGATTTTGATTTTTGTGTTATTGGTGCAGTTGATTGGTGATTTTTTGGCAAAGAGAGCTTCACATCGCTAG
- a CDS encoding ECF-type riboflavin transporter substrate-binding protein encodes MKNNSVKIVVATGIGAALFVIIGWLINIPTPVPNTSIQLQYAVLALFSALFGPLAGFLIGFIGHALKDSFLYGSPWWTWVLGSGLSGLFFAFAVKRDQLVQGIFGGKEIVRFNLVQLVTNVVVWGVIAPIGDILVYNEPANKVFTQGVVAGLANAVTVAVAGTLLLKLYAATRTKSGSLDKE; translated from the coding sequence ATGAAAAATAATTCTGTAAAAATTGTTGTGGCGACTGGTATTGGTGCAGCGCTCTTTGTTATTATTGGTTGGTTGATTAATATTCCTACGCCTGTTCCAAATACGAGTATTCAGTTGCAATATGCGGTTCTGGCCTTGTTCTCTGCTTTGTTTGGTCCTTTAGCTGGGTTTTTGATTGGATTCATTGGACACGCGCTTAAAGATTCATTCTTGTATGGTTCTCCTTGGTGGACTTGGGTTTTGGGTTCAGGTTTGTCAGGTTTGTTCTTTGCTTTTGCGGTGAAACGTGATCAGCTGGTACAAGGGATTTTTGGTGGTAAGGAAATTGTTCGTTTTAATCTTGTGCAGCTGGTGACAAATGTTGTGGTATGGGGCGTTATTGCGCCGATTGGTGATATTTTGGTTTATAATGAGCCTGCGAATAAGGTCTTTACACAAGGTGTTGTTGCTGGTCTTGCAAATGCTGTGACGGTTGCTGTTGCTGGGACTTTGCTTTTGAAGCTTTATGCTGCAACGCGCACGAAGTCGGGGTCGCTTGACAAGGAATGA
- a CDS encoding energy-coupling factor transporter transmembrane component T family protein, with amino-acid sequence MNNQLKILGFTAGDGFVYRLNATSKLLFFILVSISCMVTYDTRYLAFVAIFSTLLFRFSKIPFASVKRVAQFAALFAVLNIIFVFIFDPNYGARLYGSQTMIFGPFSAEELFYLFNLVLKYFCTIPLALLFLLTTNPSQFASSLNKIGLPYRSSYSVSLALRYIPDMQEKFITIRNAQEARGMELSKKGNFFGKIKLNVQLLLPLIFSSLEQIDTISTAMELRRFGKKKKRTWYTYQKLVGQDFAAIALAILCVLTVIALFFVNQGRFFNPFH; translated from the coding sequence ATGAATAATCAACTTAAAATTCTTGGCTTTACGGCGGGTGATGGCTTTGTCTATAGGCTTAATGCAACGAGTAAGCTGCTCTTTTTTATCCTCGTATCTATAAGTTGCATGGTGACTTATGACACGAGATATTTGGCTTTTGTTGCTATTTTTTCAACTTTACTTTTTCGTTTTTCGAAAATTCCATTTGCTTCAGTGAAACGAGTGGCGCAGTTTGCGGCCTTGTTTGCTGTGCTTAATATTATTTTTGTTTTTATTTTTGACCCAAACTATGGCGCGCGTTTGTATGGGTCACAGACCATGATTTTTGGCCCGTTTTCTGCGGAGGAATTATTTTATTTGTTCAATCTAGTGTTGAAATATTTTTGTACGATTCCGCTGGCACTTTTGTTTCTTTTGACGACAAATCCTAGCCAATTTGCGAGTAGTTTGAATAAAATTGGTCTTCCCTATCGTTCGTCTTATTCGGTGTCGCTTGCGCTTCGTTATATTCCTGATATGCAAGAAAAGTTCATCACGATTCGCAATGCTCAGGAGGCGCGCGGGATGGAATTATCGAAAAAAGGGAACTTTTTTGGGAAAATCAAACTTAATGTCCAACTTCTTTTGCCTCTAATTTTTTCGAGTTTGGAGCAGATTGATACGATTTCTACCGCGATGGAGTTGCGACGTTTTGGGAAGAAGAAAAAAAGAACATGGTATACCTATCAGAAGTTGGTCGGGCAAGATTTTGCAGCCATTGCCTTGGCAATTTTGTGCGTTCTAACTGTTATTGCATTATTTTTTGTTAATCAAGGTCGATTTTTTAATCCATTTCACTGA
- a CDS encoding helix-turn-helix transcriptional regulator: MENKIRELRRLHHLSQEDIAHIAHVSRQTINAIENDKYDPELMLAFKLADTLGTTVDELFNYKPAIVKRKENDVFWCEKYQCVLWKRAGVEKHHVVD, from the coding sequence ATGGAAAATAAAATACGTGAATTGCGTCGTTTGCACCATCTTTCGCAAGAGGATATTGCGCATATTGCACACGTCTCGCGTCAGACGATTAATGCAATTGAGAATGATAAATACGATCCTGAGTTAATGCTGGCGTTTAAGCTTGCCGATACGTTGGGAACAACGGTTGATGAGCTTTTCAATTACAAACCAGCTATAGTAAAAAGGAAAGAAAACGATGTATTTTGGTGCGAAAAATATCAATGTGTGCTATGGAAAAGAGCAGGTGTTGAAAAACATCACGTTGTCGATTGA
- a CDS encoding ABC transporter ATP-binding protein: MYFGAKNINVCYGKEQVLKNITLSIEKGKTTAIIGINGSGKSTLLKALGRLIKSDGEVIFNDRPLSALTNLEIARILSLLPQSAMAPADITVYELVSLGRFPHQRLMQQHLSKDDEAFVEQIMRETNVWEMRNSKVSSLSGGQRQRVFITMILVQDSEIILLDEPTTYLDLVHQLDILHLLKEFATKRKKTVVYVIHDLNHAARFADNLVLVKEGKVVAEGPVEELFTESSLKDCFGLDVTLGCDTFTKSLMITGVKNA, from the coding sequence ATGTATTTTGGTGCGAAAAATATCAATGTGTGCTATGGAAAAGAGCAGGTGTTGAAAAACATCACGTTGTCGATTGAAAAAGGGAAAACAACGGCGATTATCGGAATCAATGGTTCTGGAAAATCAACACTTTTAAAGGCTTTAGGGCGTTTAATCAAGTCTGACGGAGAAGTTATTTTTAATGACAGACCTCTGTCAGCACTGACAAATCTTGAAATTGCACGGATTTTATCACTTTTACCTCAGTCAGCAATGGCACCAGCAGACATTACCGTTTATGAGTTGGTCAGTTTGGGACGATTTCCCCATCAAAGATTGATGCAACAACATTTATCAAAAGATGATGAAGCTTTTGTTGAGCAAATTATGCGAGAAACAAATGTATGGGAAATGCGTAATAGTAAGGTATCGAGCCTATCAGGAGGACAACGTCAGCGGGTATTTATTACGATGATTTTGGTGCAAGACAGTGAAATTATCTTGCTAGATGAACCGACAACTTATCTTGATTTGGTTCATCAACTTGATATTTTGCATTTGCTCAAAGAATTTGCGACAAAGCGAAAAAAAACGGTTGTCTATGTGATTCATGACTTGAACCATGCCGCACGTTTTGCTGATAATCTAGTGCTTGTTAAAGAAGGAAAAGTCGTTGCCGAGGGGCCTGTTGAAGAACTTTTCACAGAAAGCTCGCTTAAAGATTGTTTTGGTCTGGATGTGACATTAGGGTGTGATACATTTACTAAAAGTTTGATGATTACAGGGGTGAAAAATGCCTAA
- a CDS encoding FecCD family ABC transporter permease has translation MPKKRFAMLFFTLVFFLLILSVLYLMLGAKNYPLSALLQNKIVLQLRLPRLLSLYLVGFLLSTSGFLVQIMTRNPLAEMSTLGISGGASFALSLLLTLGLSTNDGISVIISSIGAFLALSIVMLLTARTHFQPLKVVLVGTSVGLFATSLASSLTFASHNTQAYFLWIVGSFSGITDTKVILMTVVSCIFLSVLFLFSNRIKLLSFGDEMATSLGVSVNQVRFAIMILVALASGATIASVGVISFVGLIAPHIAKPFARTNFWQNVILSVLTGMILLVLADLVARNLFKPYEFPAGSLTMLLGAPFFLWIIAKEAK, from the coding sequence ATGCCTAAGAAACGCTTTGCAATGCTTTTTTTTACCCTTGTTTTTTTCTTGCTCATCTTATCTGTACTTTATCTAATGTTAGGTGCAAAAAATTATCCACTGTCAGCGTTGTTACAAAATAAAATTGTCTTACAACTTCGGCTTCCAAGACTTTTGAGCCTATATCTCGTTGGATTTCTACTATCTACGAGTGGTTTTCTAGTTCAAATTATGACACGAAATCCGCTTGCTGAAATGTCAACCCTAGGAATTTCAGGAGGTGCAAGTTTTGCCTTGTCGTTATTGTTGACCCTCGGATTGTCAACGAATGATGGTATTTCAGTTATCATTTCATCTATTGGAGCTTTTCTTGCCCTCTCAATTGTTATGTTGCTGACCGCAAGAACTCATTTTCAGCCCTTAAAAGTAGTTTTAGTTGGGACATCAGTTGGATTATTCGCGACTAGCTTGGCAAGTTCATTGACTTTTGCAAGTCATAATACGCAAGCCTATTTTTTATGGATCGTGGGTTCTTTTTCCGGCATTACTGACACGAAAGTGATTTTGATGACAGTCGTCAGTTGTATTTTCCTTAGTGTTCTTTTTCTTTTCTCAAATCGTATCAAACTCCTCTCTTTTGGTGATGAGATGGCGACTTCTTTGGGAGTATCGGTCAATCAAGTTCGCTTTGCAATTATGATTTTGGTTGCTTTAGCATCAGGTGCTACGATTGCGTCAGTAGGAGTGATTAGTTTTGTTGGGCTGATTGCACCGCATATTGCCAAGCCTTTTGCTAGAACGAATTTTTGGCAAAATGTAATTTTGTCAGTGCTGACAGGAATGATATTATTGGTTTTAGCTGACCTTGTAGCAAGAAATTTGTTCAAACCCTATGAATTTCCCGCGGGAAGTTTGACGATGTTGCTTGGCGCACCATTTTTCCTCTGGATTATCGCAAAGGAGGCAAAATGA